One region of Capsicum annuum cultivar UCD-10X-F1 unplaced genomic scaffold, UCD10Xv1.1 ctg2578, whole genome shotgun sequence genomic DNA includes:
- the LOC124890835 gene encoding receptor kinase-like protein Xa21: MEKLVTFTSFLLLLKYYVISSSAMTQLNISTDQLALLSLKSQIISDPSHYLDQSWSPATYVCHWVGVTCDSRHQRVRFLNLSNMALTGVIPRELGNLTFLVSIDFGSNNFHGNLPQDTTRLHRLKVLDLSFNSFSGEVPSWFGFLHQLQVLNFGNNSFTGSIPSSFSNVSTLETLNLNFNSIEGQIPKLIGSPVNLKVLNLKGNKLVGFIPTSLSNASRLETLEISYNSLQGNIPEGFGNLHSMKVLSIQENQLTGSIPFTIFNISRIEVIALSNNSFSGYLPNGLCNGLPKLKRLYLSYNKLHGHMPTSLSNWIIPQEIGNLVNLMELWMESNQMTGSVPISIFNISLLQVLSLAGNNLNGFVPCKIGNLTKMQFLYLEQNRFTGGIPKEMSNLIELEELLLDFNNFSGLLTMEIFNISGLRVIDLSFNNLSGNLPSNLGSLLPNIEELYLLAGSIPTTIGNLRNLQRFNLSNNKLTGFIGDHICKLQHLGDIYLGQNQLSGSLPNCLRNITSLREIHLISNKLSSNIPPSLGNLQDLVVLDLSSNNMVGSLPPEIGNLKVTTL, translated from the exons ATGGAGAAACTTGTTACTTTCACCTCTTTTCTCTTGTTGCTTAAGTACTATGTTATAAGTAGTTCAGCCATGACTCAACTTAACATCTCCACAGATCAATTAGCTCTTCTTTCCCTGAAATCTCAAATCATTTCGGACCCCAGTCATTACTTGGATCAAAGTTGGTCTCCAGCTACGTATGTTTGTCATTGGGTTGGAGTCACTTGTGATTCTCGTCACCAGAGAGTGAGATTCTTGAATCTTTCCAACATGGCTCTTACGGGCGTAATACCGCGTGAACTTGGAAACCTCACATTTCTTGTTTCTATTGACTTTGGAAGCAACAATTTCCATGGAAATTTGCCTCAAGATACGACACGCTTGCATCGACTTAAGGTTCTTGATTTAAGTTTCAACAGTTTCAGCGGGGAGGTTCCCTCTTGGTTTGGGTTTTTACACCAACTTCAAGTACTAAACTTTGGAAATAATAGTTTCACTGGTTCCATCCCTTCTTCATTTTCTAATGTTTCCACACTTGAGACTTTGAATCTAAATTTCAATTCCATAGAGGGACAAATACCAAAACTGATCGGAAGTCCTGTAAACCTTAAAGTATTAAATTTGAAGGGTAACAAACTCGTAGGCTTTATTCCTACGTCACTCTCAAATGCCTCAAGGTTGGAGACTTTGGAGATATCTTATAATTCACTTCAAGGAAACATTCCAGAAGGGTTCGGCAATCTTCACAGCATGAAAGTGCTATCCATACAAGAGAATCAACTTACGGGTTCTATACCATTcacaattttcaatatttcaagaaTTGAAGTCATTGCATTATCAAACAATAGCTTTTCAGGATATCTTCCCAAtggtttatgcaatggtcttccaAAACTCAAACGGCTTTATCTGTCTTATAACAAGCTTCATGGTCATATGCCTACAAGCTTGTCAAATT GGATAATTCCACAAGAAATTGGAAATCTTGTTAATTTGATGGAGTTATGGATGGAGAGCAACCAGATGACCGGCTCAGTCCCAATCTCCATATTCAATATTTCATTGCTGCAAGTTTTGTCACTGGCGGGGAACAATCTTAATGGATTCGTACCATGTAAAATTGGCAACTTAACGAAGATGCAATTTTTGTATCTTGAACAAAATAGGTTTACCG GTGGAATACCCAAAGAGATGAGCAATCTCATAGAGTTGGAAGAACTTCTGcttgattttaataattttagtgGTCTACTTACAATGGAGATCTTCAACATATCAGGGCTGAGAGTAATTGATCTTTCATTCAACAATCTATCAGGAAACCTTCCATCAAACTTAGGTTCTCTATTACCCAACATTGAAGAGCTTTATCT CTTGGCTGGATCGATTCCAACAACAATTGGCAACTTGAGAAACCTTCAGCGCTTCAACTTGAGTAACAACAAACTTACAGGATTTATTGGTGATCATATATGTAAATTGCAGCATTTGGGTGATATTTACTTGGGTCAAAATCAACTTTCAGGATCTCTTCCTAATTGTTTACGGAATATTACTTCCCTT